In Nicotiana tabacum cultivar K326 chromosome 19, ASM71507v2, whole genome shotgun sequence, one DNA window encodes the following:
- the LOC107761637 gene encoding F-box protein At4g18380, with protein MSTIFAAEENEDLFDRLPDAIVLTIFDKVQDCKSLCIFSSLCKRFHSLITQTQNISLKIPPQNHHKSSNSNRNQLFRFFNRVFLKPFRFFLRQITKWNPICIPIPYTFSQKTAGYNCNCTCSYTSPAEILRNFSEIKQLDIRLAAGENIGLKNSDEPLLKWKAEFGSQLKHCLIVGGTSISPIHENHSGGETETESENFGIIQRGDSVEETLRMSNDELKLRIVWIISCLIAASTRHCLLEETIKEKKMLEKVAITDDIGQGICSMNCEQVEEMRRNTRVFSPNRSKVPALKVKMWYVPELELPAKGCTTKGATLVVIRPVEEWSKADDGRDLVAGGFGFAGEGKEGKVFDEVAKELVKLKRSYSLEMNSF; from the exons atgtcAACTATTTTTGCTGCAGAAGAAAATGAAGATTTGTTTGATCGTTTACCTGATGCCATTGTGCTAACAATCTTTGACAAAGTTCAAGATTGTAAATCCCTTTGCATTTTTTCATCTCTTTGTAAACGTTTCCACTCTCTCATTACCCAAACACAAAATATTTCCCTCAAAATTCCACCCCAAAATCACCACAAATCATCAAATTCCAATAGAAATCAACTTTTTCGATTTTTCAACAGAGTTTTTCTCAAACCCTTTCGGTTTTTTCTTCGTCAAATTACAAAATGGAACCCAATTTGTATACCAATTCCTTATACTTTTAGCCAGAAAACTGCTGGCTATAATTGTAATTGTACTTGTTCTTAtacttctcctgctgaaattcTTAGAAATTTCAGCGAAATCAAGCAATTAGACATTCGACTTGCCGCCGGCGAAAATATTGGTTTGAAAAATTCCGACGAGCCGTTGCTGAAATGGAAAGCAGAGTTCGGAAGCCAATTGAAACATTGTTTGATCGTCGGAGGAACGTCAATTTCTCCTATTCATGAAAATCACAGCGGAGGAGAAACCGAAACCGAAAGTGAAAATTTTGGTATCATACAACGAGGCGATTCGGTAGAAGAAACGCTGCGAATGTCAAACGATGAGTTGAAATTGCGAATTGTGTGGATAATTTCGTGTTTAATAGCAGCATCAACGCGGCATTGTTTATTAGAAGAAACGATTAAGGAGAAGAAAATGCTCGAAAAAGTAGCGATTACGGACGATATTGGTCAAGGAATTTGTTCTATGAATTGCGAACAAGTAGAAGAAATGAGGAGAAATACGAGGGTATTTTCGCCCAACAG gTCGAAGGTGCCGGCATTGAAGGTGAAAATGTGGTACGTGCCGGAGCTAGAGTTGCCTGCGAAAGGTTGCACGACGAAGGGGGCGACGCTTGTGGTGATAAGGCCGGTGGAGGAGTGGAGCAAGGCGGATGACGGCAGAGATTTGGTGGCCGGAGGATTTGGTTTTGCCGGAGAAGGGAAGGAAGGGAAGGTGTTTGATGAAGTTGCGAAAGAGTTGGTGAAGTTGAAAAGGAGTTACAGCCTTGAAATGAATTCCTTTTGA